Proteins encoded by one window of Rhodamnia argentea isolate NSW1041297 chromosome 6, ASM2092103v1, whole genome shotgun sequence:
- the LOC115752192 gene encoding receptor-like protein kinase HERK 1 has protein sequence MKCDTSFELFLWALSILCLSRSSNGYSPPDNYLIDCGSSTNTTVSGRVFLADKEASKFLSTPQNVLASASNSLNSSDVSQLYQTARVFTGSTRYTFPISQGGRHWIRLYFSPFDYESYKMSTAKFAVSAQDFVLLSNFTASGSVMKEFSLNVTSSNLVVTITPSNNSFAFLNAIEVVSMPDTLIQDDANTLPSGKFQGLLSQALETVWRLNMGGQQVSAMNDTLWRNWDPDYDFLVQPNLAINVSKVGAVKYVPGGPTQDTAPASVYGTATEMNSGSDPNSNFNVTWEFDVDVGFRHLIRFHFCDIVSPSLNQLYFNVYLDSSVVISDLDLSSILENVLAAPYFFDLVSGVSVSNKLRVSVGPYTANGAYPNAILNGLEIMKMNNSDGSLNGVAAGISSGPGSGKKNVGVVVGITIGALIAALLAGVLFWWCRRRQQRLAKQGLSKTWMPLSTNGGNSHTMGSKYSNGTTLSAASNLGYRFPFVAVQEATNNFDESWVIGIGGFGKVYRGELNDGTRLAVKRGNPRSQQGLAEFQTEIEMLSQFRHRHLVSLIGYCDEKSEMILIYEYMENGTLKSHLYGSDHPSLSWKQRLEVCIGSARGLHYLHTGYAKAVIHRDVKSANILLDENLMAKVADFGLSKTGPEIDQTHVSTAVKGSFGYLDPEYFRRQQLTEKSDVYSFGVVLLEVLCARPVIDPSLPREKVNLAEWAMKWQKKGQLDQIIDPTLVGKIRPDSLRKFGETAEKCLADFGVDRPSMGDVLWNLEYALQLQEAVVQGDPEENSTNVIGELSPQVHNFSNVDPTISTAQFEVSSVDDLSMSKVFSQLVNSEGR, from the coding sequence ATGAAGTGCGATACAAGCTTTGAATTGTTTCTGTGGGCTTTGTCAATCTTGTGTTTGTCTCGGTCTTCAAATGGGTATTCTCCTCCAGATAATTACCTAATAGATTGTGGATCCTCAACCAATACCACTGTAAGTGGCCGTGTTTTTCTTGCCGATAAGGAAGCCTCAAAGTTCCTTTCCACCCCGCAAAATGTTCTGGCCAGTGCTTCAAACTCTCTTAATTCATCTGATGTCTCCCAGCTCTATCAGACCGCGAGAGTCTTTACCGGTTCCACGAGATACACATTTCCCATCAGCCAGGGTGGTAGGCACTGGATTCGGCTCTATTTCTCTCCTTTTGATTATGAATCTTACAAGATGAGCACTGCTAAATTTGCTGTTTCAGCCCAAGACTTTGTTCTCCTCAGTAATTTTACCGCCAGTGGCAGTGTCATGAAAGAGTTTTCCCTGAACGTAACGTCGAGTAATCTTGTTGTCACCATCACCCCCTCCAATAACTCTTTTGCATTTCTGAATGCAATTGAAGTTGTCTCCATGCCCGACACTTTAATTCAGGATGATGCAAATACTCTTCCTTCGGGGAAGTTTCAAGGTCTCTTGTCGCAGGCTCTTGAGACAGTCTGGAGATTGAACATGGGTGGACAACAAGTTTCCGCTATGAATGATACTCTCTGGAGAAATTGGGATCCTGACTATGATTTTCTAGTCCAACCTAATCTGGCGATAAATGTGTCGAAGGTTGGAGCAGTTAAGTATGTACCGGGTGGGCCAACGCAGGATACTGCTCCCGCTTCAGTCTACGGCACTGCAACTGAGATGAACTCGGGAAGTGATCCTAATAGCAATTTCAATGTCACCTGGGAGTTTGATGTAGATGTTGGATTTAGACACCTTATTCGCTTTCACTTCTGTGATATAGTGAGCCCATCGCTTAACCAGCTCTACTTCAATGTCTATCTTGACTCATCTGTTGTTATTAGTGACCTTGATTTGAGTAGTATCTTGGAAAATGTTTTGGCTGCTCCCTATTTCTTCGATCTAGTTTCAGGGGTATCAGTAAGCAATAAGCTTCGTGTAAGTGTTGGTCCATATACGGCAAATGGCGCTTACCCTAATGCCATTTTGAATGGGTTAGAGATCATGAAAATGAACAATTCTGATGGCAGCCTCAATGGGGTGGCGGCAGGAATATCTTCAGGTCCTggctctggaaaaaaaaatgtcggtGTTGTAGTGGGTATTACTATTGGGGCATTAATTGCAGCACTTTTGGCTGGAGTTCTCTTTTGGTGGTGCCGAAGAAGGCAACAACGACTTGCAAAGCAGGGGCTGTCCAAGACATGGATGCCATTATCCACTAATGGAGGCAATTCTCACACCATGGGGAGTAAATACTCTAATGGAACAACCCTTAGCGCTGCTTCCAATCTTGGGTATCGCTTTCCCTTTGTGGCTGTTCAAGAGGCCACGAACAACTTCGATGAGAGTTGGGTCATTGGTATTGGCGGGTTTGGAAAAGTGTACCGGGGAGAATTGAATGATGGAACAAGATTAGCTGTTAAGAGGGGTAATCCTCGGTCCCAACAGGGACTTGCGGAGTTCCAAACTGAAATCGAGATGCTTTCACAGTTCCGCCACCGCCATCTGGTTTCTTTGATTGGGTATTGTGATGAAAAGAGTGAGATGATTTTGATTTATGAATACATGGAGAACGGCACACTGAAGAGCCATCTTTATGGCTCTGACCATCCTAGCCTGAGCTGGAAGCAGAGGCTTGAGGTATGCATTGGTTCTGCTAGAGGGCTCCACTACCTTCACACTGGCTATGCAAAAGCGGTCATCCATCGCGATGTGAAGTCTGCAAATATTTTGCTTGACGAGAACCTCATGGCAAAAGTTGCTGATTTTGGGCTTTCCAAGACAGGGCCGGAAATTGATCAGACCCATGTGAGTACAGCAGTGAAAGGGAGTTTCGGATACCTTGATCCGGAATACTTCAGAAGGCAACAACTTACCGAAAAATCCGATGTGTATTCATTTGGGGTGGTCCTGCTCGAAGTCCTTTGTGCAAGACCCGTTATTGATCCATCACTCCCTAGGGAAAAGGTGAACTTGGCGGAGTGGGCAATGAAGTGGCAAAAGAAAGGGCAATTGGATCAGATCATAGACCCTACTCTTGTGGGTAAAATCAGACCTGATTCTCTTAGGAAGTTTGGGGAAACGGCTGAGAAGTGCTTGGCCGACTTCGGGGTTGATCGGCCTTCAATGGGAGATGTGCTGTGGAATCTGGAATATGCCCTTCAACTTCAAGAGGCGGTTGTGCAAGGTGACCCTGAAGAAAACAGTACTAACGTGATCGGTGAGCTGTCTCCTCAAGTCCACAATTTCAGCAATGTCGATCCAACAATTTCCACTGCGCAGTTTGAAGTATCCAGTGTCGACGACCTCTCGATGAGTAAAGTGTTCTCGCAGCTTGTGAACTCCGAGGGTAGATGA
- the LOC115752242 gene encoding uncharacterized protein LOC115752242, giving the protein MAASTCMTSCIVDGDARMGLRYVSLRKGPGPGGDSLPAGLGWRSHPGVVDGISCRQMYLRSYPFSRKESVPERTKKCLGRVKKGVARGKLVVQRAKEVSCSAFLAIFHRLLSCTAKIDVADYHLSQGDY; this is encoded by the coding sequence ATGGCAGCTTCCACCTGCATGACAAGTTGCATCGTGGACGGCGACGCCCGGATGGGGTTGAGGTATGTGAGCCTCCGCAAGGGGCCGGGACCGGGTGGTGACAGTCTCCCAGCAGGGCTTGGGTGGCGGTCGCACCCTGGAGTGGTGGATGGGATATCTTGCAGGCAAATGTACCTGAGGAGCTACCCTTTCTCCAGGAAAGAGAGTGTGCCCGAGAGGACCAAGAAGTGCTTGGGGAGAGTCAAGAAGGGAGTGGCTCGCGGGAAATTGGTGGTCCAGAGGGCTAAAGAGGTGTCCTGCTCTGCCTTCCTGGCGATATTTCATCGCCTTCTCTCTTGCACGGCCAAGATCGATGTTGCTGATTATCATCTCTCCCAGGGAGACTATTGA